A genomic segment from Variovorax paradoxus B4 encodes:
- a CDS encoding GspH/FimT family pseudopilin, with translation MPTSAAGSRRAGGFTLLELIVVIAIIAIATAGVSFAMRDTNAARLDREADRLAALLESARAQSRASGVAVRWRIVEGGSFVFDGLPPDALPSGWVASGISAQASLAGGAPVAVVQLGPDPIIAAQQITLYSEGPPARSLRIATDGLRPFTVSTP, from the coding sequence ATGCCGACATCGGCAGCTGGCAGTAGGCGCGCGGGCGGCTTCACGCTGCTCGAGCTGATCGTGGTGATCGCAATCATCGCGATCGCGACGGCCGGTGTGAGCTTCGCGATGCGCGACACCAACGCGGCCCGGCTCGACCGCGAGGCCGACCGGCTGGCTGCGCTGCTCGAATCGGCCCGCGCCCAGTCGCGCGCGAGCGGTGTCGCGGTGCGATGGCGCATCGTGGAGGGCGGCAGCTTCGTATTCGACGGCCTTCCGCCCGATGCGCTGCCCAGCGGCTGGGTCGCCAGCGGCATCAGCGCCCAGGCTTCGCTGGCCGGTGGCGCGCCGGTTGCGGTGGTGCAACTCGGCCCCGATCCGATCATCGCCGCGCAGCAGATCACGCTGTATTCCGAAGGCCCGCCCGCGCGGTCGCTGCGCATTGCCACCGACGGCCTGCGGCCGTTCACCGTGAGCACGCCATGA
- the gspG gene encoding type II secretion system major pseudopilin GspG has translation MKKILRDATRAAQRGFTLIELMVVLVIIGVLAALIVPNVIERADDARVTAARTDINNLMQALKLYRLDNQRYPTAEQGLPSLLVRPTVGPAAPNWKPYVEKLPNDPWGHPYQYMNPGIKGEIDVLSLGADGQAGGEGKNADIGSWQ, from the coding sequence ATGAAAAAAATCCTACGCGACGCTACCCGCGCTGCCCAGCGCGGCTTCACGCTGATCGAGTTGATGGTGGTGCTGGTCATCATCGGCGTGCTGGCCGCACTGATCGTGCCGAACGTGATCGAGCGCGCCGACGACGCCCGCGTGACCGCCGCCAGGACCGACATCAACAACCTGATGCAGGCGCTCAAGCTCTACCGCCTGGACAACCAGCGCTATCCGACGGCCGAGCAGGGCCTGCCGTCGCTGCTCGTGCGCCCGACCGTCGGGCCGGCCGCGCCCAACTGGAAGCCCTACGTCGAAAAGCTGCCGAACGATCCGTGGGGACATCCCTATCAATACATGAATCCGGGTATCAAGGGCGAAATCGACGTGCTCTCGCTCGGCGCCGATGGCCAGGCCGGCGGCGAGGGCAAGAATGCCGACATCGGCAGCTGGCAGTAG
- a CDS encoding type II secretion system protein N, translated as MTSPYSAARWHAPVATTGLWALAAGAAVFWGLRLAAPPEPVAAAATMPRASVSADADAVARLLGVVSANEAAPAAPEAASRFALSGVVADSLNQGAALISIDGKPPRPFRVGSRVGDNYVLQSVGVRAATLGTSAQGPAAFTLQLPVRAPISVGSPVPPGMPASPTPTARPSGLFPATVPAVVAPPAAGAAPPQAPPSPPPGSVQQSPAQPAQ; from the coding sequence ATGACAAGTCCCTATTCCGCCGCGCGCTGGCATGCCCCCGTTGCAACCACGGGACTCTGGGCGCTGGCCGCCGGTGCGGCGGTGTTCTGGGGGCTGCGGCTCGCGGCGCCGCCCGAGCCCGTGGCCGCGGCGGCCACCATGCCCCGGGCATCGGTCTCGGCCGACGCGGATGCGGTCGCGCGGCTGCTTGGCGTGGTTTCGGCCAACGAAGCGGCGCCCGCCGCACCCGAGGCGGCCAGCCGCTTTGCGTTGTCCGGCGTGGTGGCGGATTCGCTCAACCAGGGCGCCGCGCTGATTTCCATCGACGGCAAGCCGCCGCGTCCGTTCCGCGTCGGTTCGCGTGTCGGCGACAACTACGTGCTGCAGTCGGTCGGGGTGCGCGCGGCGACGCTCGGCACCAGCGCACAGGGGCCGGCGGCTTTCACGCTGCAGCTGCCCGTGCGTGCGCCGATCAGCGTCGGCAGCCCGGTCCCGCCGGGGATGCCGGCCTCGCCAACGCCCACGGCCAGGCCCAGCGGGCTTTTTCCGGCCACGGTGCCCGCCGTGGTGGCGCCGCCTGCCGCCGGTGCCGCACCGCCGCAGGCGCCGCCATCGCCGCCGCCGGGGTCTGTGCAGCAGTCCCCCGCGCAGCCTGCGCAGTAA
- the ilvA gene encoding threonine ammonia-lyase, biosynthetic, with translation MPYPVRNPDASYHRHLSNATPLEKNVRDVPVPALTPADYLKKILNARVYDVAVETGLEKANALSERLGNTVLLKREDQQPVFSFKLRGAYNKMAHLTPEQLASGVICASAGNHAQGVALGARKLGTRAVVVMPVTTPRLKIDAVRGFGGEVVLHGDSYSDAYLHALELQAQQGLTFVHPFDDPDVIAGQGTIAMEILRQHQGRLDAVFVAIGGGGLISGVANYIKAVRPEIKVIGVQMNDSDAMMQSVAARQRVSLPDVGLFSDGTAVKLVGEETFRIASDLVDEYIAVDTDAVCAAIKDVFVDTRSIVEPAGALAVAAIKQYVAGHGRHGETYAAILCGANMNFDRLRFVAERAEVGEEREALFAVTIPEERGSFRRFCELVGEMPASESQETGSIGGALRNVTEFNYRISDAAKAHVFVGLTTSTRGESTTIAQTFIAHGFDALDLTHDELAKEHLRHLVGGRTSLAHDERLLRFVFPERPGALLKFLSLMRPNWNISLFHYRNQGADYGRILVGLQVPAGDAAAFDAFLETLGYPYVEETANPAYRLFLQA, from the coding sequence ATGCCATATCCCGTACGCAATCCCGATGCCTCTTATCATCGTCATTTATCAAATGCAACTCCCTTGGAAAAAAACGTGCGCGACGTACCTGTGCCGGCACTGACGCCCGCCGACTATCTCAAGAAAATTCTGAACGCCCGTGTTTACGATGTGGCGGTCGAGACGGGGCTTGAGAAAGCCAATGCGCTCAGCGAAAGGCTCGGCAACACCGTGCTGCTCAAGCGCGAAGACCAGCAACCGGTTTTCAGCTTCAAGCTGCGGGGCGCCTACAACAAGATGGCGCACCTCACACCCGAGCAGCTGGCGAGCGGCGTCATCTGCGCATCGGCCGGCAATCACGCGCAAGGCGTGGCGCTGGGCGCGCGCAAGCTGGGCACGCGCGCCGTGGTGGTCATGCCGGTGACCACGCCCAGGCTCAAGATCGATGCGGTGCGCGGTTTCGGCGGCGAAGTCGTGCTGCATGGCGACAGCTATTCCGATGCCTACCTGCACGCGCTCGAACTGCAGGCCCAGCAAGGCCTGACCTTCGTGCACCCCTTCGATGATCCCGACGTGATCGCGGGCCAGGGCACCATCGCCATGGAAATCCTGCGCCAGCACCAGGGCCGGCTCGACGCGGTCTTCGTGGCCATCGGCGGCGGCGGGCTCATCTCGGGCGTGGCCAACTACATCAAGGCGGTGCGCCCGGAGATCAAGGTGATCGGCGTGCAGATGAACGACTCCGACGCCATGATGCAATCGGTGGCGGCGCGCCAGCGCGTGAGCCTGCCCGACGTCGGACTGTTCTCGGACGGCACGGCGGTCAAGCTCGTGGGCGAAGAGACTTTTCGCATTGCCAGCGACCTGGTCGATGAATACATCGCGGTCGACACCGATGCCGTCTGCGCGGCCATCAAGGACGTGTTCGTCGACACCCGCAGCATCGTGGAGCCGGCGGGCGCGCTCGCGGTGGCCGCCATCAAGCAGTACGTGGCCGGGCACGGCCGCCATGGCGAGACCTACGCGGCCATCCTGTGCGGCGCCAACATGAACTTCGACCGGCTGCGTTTCGTGGCCGAGCGCGCGGAGGTCGGCGAGGAGCGCGAGGCGCTGTTCGCGGTGACCATTCCCGAAGAGCGCGGCAGCTTCCGCCGCTTCTGCGAACTGGTGGGCGAGATGCCGGCCAGCGAGTCGCAGGAAACAGGCTCCATCGGCGGCGCGCTGCGCAACGTGACGGAGTTCAACTACCGCATCAGCGACGCGGCCAAGGCGCATGTGTTCGTGGGCCTGACCACCTCGACGCGTGGCGAATCGACGACCATCGCGCAGACCTTCATTGCCCACGGCTTCGACGCGCTCGACCTCACGCACGACGAACTCGCCAAGGAACATCTGCGGCACCTGGTGGGCGGGCGCACGAGCCTTGCACATGACGAGCGGCTGCTGCGCTTCGTGTTTCCGGAGCGCCCGGGCGCGCTGCTCAAGTTCCTGAGCCTGATGCGGCCGAACTGGAACATCAGCCTCTTCCACTACCGCAACCAGGGCGCCGACTACGGCCGCATCCTGGTGGGCTTGCAGGTGCCCGCCGGCGACGCGGCGGCCTTCGACGCCTTCCTCGAAACGCTGGGCTATCCGTACGTCGAGGAAACGGCGAATCCGGCGTATCGGCTGTTCCTGCAGGCCTGA
- a CDS encoding OsmC family protein, with the protein MECTVSWTGDAGTRSAMGFVAETGSGHVLMMDGAPDAAKPENGGQNLAARPMETVLAGTGGCTAYDVVLILKRGRHRVERCSVKLTSERAEKDPKVFTKIHMHFTVAGKGIPAAAVERAIAMSHETYCSASIMLAKTAEITTSFDLIET; encoded by the coding sequence ATGGAATGCACAGTAAGTTGGACCGGCGATGCCGGAACCCGCTCGGCCATGGGTTTCGTGGCCGAGACGGGCAGCGGCCATGTCTTGATGATGGACGGGGCGCCGGATGCCGCGAAACCCGAGAACGGCGGCCAGAACCTGGCGGCCCGGCCCATGGAAACGGTGCTCGCGGGCACCGGGGGCTGTACCGCCTACGACGTGGTGCTGATATTGAAGCGCGGCCGCCACCGCGTCGAGCGCTGCAGCGTCAAGCTGACCAGTGAACGCGCGGAAAAGGATCCCAAGGTCTTCACCAAGATCCACATGCATTTCACGGTGGCGGGCAAGGGAATTCCTGCCGCTGCCGTCGAGCGCGCGATTGCCATGAGCCACGAAACCTACTGCTCGGCCAGCATCATGCTCGCGAAGACCGCCGAGATCACCACCAGCTTCGACCTGATCGAAACCTGA
- the coq7 gene encoding 2-polyprenyl-3-methyl-6-methoxy-1,4-benzoquinone monooxygenase, giving the protein MTFTLDPVLTAADAALRTLFARPHATRSTPPPVQPPGELTDSERREAGALMRVNHVGEVCAQALYTAQAAVARDPVLRARLLEASHEETDHLAWTRQRLDELGARPSVLNPLWYAGAFGLGLVAGRLGDPLSLGFVAETERQVEAHLESHLGRLPPADSASRAVVEQMKIDEARHAAQAVDAGAAELPAPAKALMRFASRVMTTVAHRI; this is encoded by the coding sequence ATGACTTTTACGCTCGACCCCGTTCTGACTGCGGCTGACGCGGCATTGCGTACTCTTTTTGCCCGGCCCCATGCAACGCGGTCCACGCCCCCGCCCGTCCAGCCACCCGGAGAGCTGACCGATTCGGAGCGGCGCGAAGCCGGCGCATTGATGCGGGTGAATCACGTGGGCGAGGTGTGTGCGCAGGCGCTTTACACCGCCCAGGCCGCGGTGGCGCGCGACCCTGTCCTCCGGGCCCGCTTGCTCGAGGCCTCGCACGAAGAAACCGATCACCTGGCCTGGACGCGGCAGCGGCTGGACGAGCTCGGCGCCCGGCCTTCGGTTCTGAACCCGCTCTGGTATGCGGGTGCTTTCGGCCTGGGCCTGGTGGCCGGACGCCTGGGGGATCCGCTGAGCCTCGGGTTCGTTGCAGAGACCGAACGCCAGGTGGAAGCTCACCTGGAGAGCCATCTCGGCCGCCTGCCGCCCGCCGACAGTGCGTCCAGGGCCGTGGTCGAGCAGATGAAGATCGATGAGGCACGGCACGCCGCGCAGGCCGTGGATGCCGGAGCTGCGGAATTGCCGGCCCCGGCCAAGGCCCTGATGCGGTTCGCCTCCCGCGTGATGACCACGGTGGCGCACCGGATCTGA
- a CDS encoding porin — protein MKKSLVALAALAVAGVASAQSSVTLFGVVDASISGYSSTSRDLNGATFLNPFYLNQGSVKVSRRELANSGYNSSRLGFRGTEDLGGGLAASFWLEAPITNDDGATGVSTFNRRSTVSLSGGFGEVRLGRDYTPTFWNNTVFDPFGTNGVGTNLIQTAAGDFGHPTRASNTIGYFLPPNLGGFYGQLQYGFSEKTKYSPGLATPDVANNSRTGRNIAGRFGYANGPLDVAVAYGSSTVGDQFYVGTTTKINTLNLGASYDFGPVKLFGEVSKSKNKVDYEVTPFLGGRPDVDLTGYLLGVTVPVGAGLIRASYSHVKYDNNAPVVLFAPEAADPKANKLALGYVHNLSKRTALYATIARVSNKNGAALTVGGPAFINNAVFTPKNSTGYDFGIRHAF, from the coding sequence ATGAAAAAATCTCTAGTTGCTCTGGCTGCCCTGGCTGTTGCCGGTGTTGCCTCGGCTCAGTCGTCCGTCACGCTGTTCGGCGTGGTCGACGCGTCGATCAGCGGCTACTCGAGCACCTCGCGTGACCTGAACGGTGCCACGTTCCTGAACCCGTTCTACCTGAACCAAGGCAGCGTCAAGGTCAGCCGCCGTGAGTTGGCCAACTCGGGCTACAACTCCAGCCGTCTGGGCTTCCGTGGTACGGAAGACCTCGGTGGTGGCCTGGCAGCCAGCTTCTGGCTCGAAGCTCCGATCACCAACGATGATGGCGCTACCGGTGTTTCGACGTTCAATCGTCGTTCGACCGTGAGCCTGTCGGGTGGTTTCGGTGAAGTCCGCCTCGGCCGTGACTACACCCCGACGTTCTGGAACAACACCGTGTTCGATCCGTTCGGCACCAACGGCGTTGGCACCAACCTGATCCAGACGGCCGCCGGCGACTTCGGTCACCCCACCCGCGCCAGCAACACCATCGGCTACTTCCTGCCGCCGAACCTGGGTGGCTTCTACGGTCAGCTGCAGTACGGCTTCAGCGAGAAGACCAAGTACAGCCCCGGTCTGGCTACGCCTGACGTCGCGAACAATTCGCGCACCGGCCGCAACATCGCAGGTCGCTTCGGCTACGCCAACGGTCCTCTGGACGTTGCAGTTGCTTACGGCAGCAGCACGGTTGGCGACCAGTTCTACGTCGGCACGACCACCAAGATCAACACGCTGAACCTCGGCGCTTCGTATGACTTCGGTCCCGTGAAGCTCTTCGGTGAAGTGTCGAAGTCCAAGAACAAGGTCGACTACGAAGTCACCCCGTTCCTCGGCGGCCGTCCTGACGTCGACCTCACCGGCTACCTGCTCGGCGTGACCGTGCCGGTCGGTGCTGGCCTGATCCGCGCTTCGTACTCGCACGTCAAGTACGACAACAACGCTCCTGTGGTGTTGTTCGCGCCTGAAGCTGCTGACCCGAAGGCCAACAAGCTGGCTCTGGGCTACGTGCACAACCTGTCGAAGCGCACGGCTCTGTACGCAACGATCGCTCGCGTGAGCAACAAGAACGGTGCAGCTCTGACCGTTGGTGGCCCGGCTTTCATCAACAACGCCGTCTTCACCCCGAAGAACTCCACCGGCTACGACTTCGGTATCCGTCACGCTTTCTAA
- a CDS encoding ABC transporter permease, translating into MIAFVLRRLIQAVIVMIAVAFIAFLLFQYVGDPVVFLLGQDAKPEQIRELRAALGLDQPFFVQFWHFLVNAAQGEFGLSLRQGAKVSRLIGERFPATLELALVAAVLALFIGIPMGVYTALRRGTFLSQVFMTVSLLGVSLPTFLIGILLILVFAVLLGWFPSFGRGETVQFGWWSSGLFRADGWHHIILPAVTLAIFQLTLIMRLVRAEMLEVLRTDYIKFARARGLTNRAIHFGHALKNTLVPVMTITGLQLGGLIAFAIITESVFQWPGMGLLFIQAVTFADVPVMAAYLCLIALIFVVINLVVDLLYFVVDPRLRVGKAGGH; encoded by the coding sequence ATGATTGCCTTCGTCCTGCGCCGCCTGATCCAGGCCGTGATCGTCATGATCGCGGTCGCGTTCATTGCCTTTCTCCTCTTTCAATATGTGGGCGACCCTGTCGTTTTTCTGCTGGGGCAGGATGCCAAGCCAGAACAGATCCGCGAGCTGCGCGCCGCATTGGGGCTCGACCAGCCCTTCTTCGTGCAGTTCTGGCACTTTCTCGTCAATGCAGCCCAGGGCGAGTTCGGCCTGAGCCTGCGCCAGGGCGCGAAAGTGTCGCGCCTCATCGGCGAGCGCTTTCCGGCCACGCTCGAACTCGCGCTCGTGGCAGCCGTGCTGGCGCTGTTCATCGGCATCCCGATGGGCGTGTACACCGCGCTGCGCCGCGGCACTTTCCTGAGCCAGGTGTTCATGACCGTGTCGCTGCTCGGCGTGTCTCTTCCCACCTTCCTGATCGGCATCCTGCTGATCCTCGTGTTCGCGGTGCTGCTGGGCTGGTTCCCGAGTTTCGGACGCGGCGAAACCGTGCAGTTCGGCTGGTGGAGCAGCGGTCTGTTCCGGGCCGACGGTTGGCATCACATCATCCTGCCGGCCGTCACGCTCGCGATCTTCCAGCTGACCTTGATCATGCGGCTGGTGCGTGCGGAGATGCTCGAGGTCTTGCGCACCGACTACATCAAGTTTGCGCGCGCGCGCGGCCTGACGAACCGCGCCATTCATTTCGGCCATGCGCTCAAGAACACGCTGGTGCCGGTGATGACCATCACCGGGCTGCAGCTCGGTGGCCTCATTGCCTTTGCCATCATCACCGAGTCGGTGTTCCAGTGGCCCGGCATGGGGCTCTTGTTCATCCAGGCCGTGACCTTTGCGGACGTTCCGGTGATGGCGGCCTACCTGTGCCTCATTGCCTTGATCTTCGTGGTGATCAATCTCGTGGTCGACCTGCTGTATTTCGTGGTCGACCCGCGGCTGCGCGTTGGCAAGGCCGGAGGACATTGA
- a CDS encoding M20 aminoacylase family protein has product MTVAAAPRLQASGRAFAHIASFYPEITAFRRDLHAHPELGFEEVYTAGRVREALRACGVDEIHDGIGKTGVVGVIRGRSTASGRMIGLRADMDALPMREDNDFGWRSANDGLMHGCGHDGHTAMLVGAARYLAETRSFDGTAVLIFQPGEEGFAGARVMIEDGLFDRFPVESVYAMHNWPAMPAGTVGINRGAMMAAADRVTIEIKGKGGHGAHAYQTVDPVVVAAHIITAAQTIVSRSVRPIDAAVVSICAVQAGDLGAMSVIPGEATLVGTVRTFSARVQAQVEQRLTELCTAIAAGFGATATIRYERIYPATINTAPEAMFAADVAESLVGAKNVDRSMEPSMGAEDFSFMLQKKAGAYLRIGQDAKCGAFLHNSRYDFNDEILPLGAALHAGLIEQGMPLAATRSEQPVKDAATATP; this is encoded by the coding sequence ATGACGGTTGCCGCAGCACCGCGATTGCAGGCCTCGGGACGGGCGTTTGCGCACATCGCGAGCTTCTATCCGGAGATCACGGCCTTTCGCCGCGACCTGCACGCCCACCCCGAGCTCGGCTTCGAAGAGGTCTACACGGCCGGCCGCGTGCGCGAAGCGCTGCGTGCCTGCGGCGTGGACGAGATCCATGACGGCATCGGCAAGACCGGCGTGGTGGGCGTCATCCGAGGCCGGTCCACGGCAAGCGGGCGAATGATCGGCCTGCGCGCCGACATGGACGCGCTGCCCATGCGCGAAGACAACGACTTCGGCTGGCGCTCCGCCAACGACGGCCTGATGCACGGCTGCGGACACGACGGGCACACGGCCATGCTGGTCGGCGCCGCGCGCTACCTTGCCGAAACCCGCAGCTTCGACGGCACCGCGGTGCTGATCTTCCAGCCCGGCGAAGAGGGCTTTGCCGGCGCACGCGTGATGATCGAGGACGGCCTGTTCGACCGCTTTCCGGTCGAGTCGGTCTATGCGATGCACAACTGGCCCGCCATGCCCGCCGGCACCGTGGGCATCAACCGCGGCGCCATGATGGCCGCGGCCGACCGCGTGACGATCGAGATCAAGGGCAAGGGTGGCCACGGCGCGCATGCCTATCAGACCGTCGATCCCGTGGTGGTCGCCGCGCACATCATCACCGCCGCGCAGACCATCGTGTCGCGCAGCGTGCGGCCGATCGACGCGGCGGTCGTCAGCATCTGCGCGGTGCAGGCCGGCGACCTGGGCGCCATGAGCGTGATTCCGGGCGAGGCCACGCTGGTAGGAACTGTGCGCACCTTCAGCGCGCGCGTGCAGGCGCAGGTCGAGCAGCGCCTGACCGAGCTGTGCACGGCCATCGCCGCCGGCTTCGGCGCAACCGCCACGATCAGATACGAGCGCATCTATCCAGCCACCATCAACACCGCGCCGGAGGCGATGTTCGCGGCCGACGTGGCCGAGTCGCTGGTCGGCGCGAAGAACGTGGACCGCAGCATGGAGCCCAGCATGGGCGCCGAAGACTTCTCCTTCATGCTGCAGAAAAAGGCCGGCGCCTACCTGCGCATCGGCCAGGACGCCAAGTGCGGCGCGTTCCTGCACAACAGCCGCTACGACTTCAACGACGAGATCCTGCCGCTCGGCGCCGCATTGCATGCGGGGCTGATCGAGCAGGGCATGCCGCTGGCTGCTACCCGCAGCGAGCAGCCCGTGAAAGACGCCGCTACCGCGACGCCTTGA
- a CDS encoding ABC transporter substrate-binding protein: MSFQKKAAAVAVLCMLGATSLMAGAQTIRVANQGDALSLDPHSLNESLQLSTTANVYETLVGRNKDLSVAPLLATSWKQTSPTVWRFELRKNVQFHDGTPFTADDVLFSFARAAGEGSDMKSNTTDIKEVRKVDAHTIEIETKGPFPILPDVITQLMIMSKKWCEENKAVTPVDRRKGIENTASFKANGTGPYRVRERQPNVRTVFVRNPTYWGKIEGNAQEIIFTPIANPATRVAALVSGEIDVMEPVPVQDVARINASPNARVISGPELRTIFLGMDQKRDELLYSSVKGKNPFKDKRVRQAFYQAIDIVGIQRTVMRGASRPTALMVGPGINGWNEAQDKRLPYDVEAAKKLLAEAGYPSGFEVTMNCPNDRYVNDGQICQSVASNLAKIGVKINLAAETKGTYFPKILRRDTSFYLLGWTPTTYDSHNALTALMACPDDKTGAGQFNLGAYCNPKVDELTKKIQSETDKPKRDAMIKEAFDLHAADVGHLPLHQQALAWGVSKKVALTQMADNYMPFKWMSIKP, encoded by the coding sequence ATGAGTTTCCAGAAGAAGGCGGCTGCGGTCGCAGTTTTGTGCATGCTGGGCGCCACCAGCCTGATGGCCGGCGCGCAGACCATTCGCGTTGCGAACCAGGGGGACGCGCTGTCGCTCGACCCGCACTCGCTCAATGAGTCGCTGCAGCTCAGCACCACCGCCAACGTCTATGAAACGCTGGTCGGCCGAAACAAGGACCTGAGCGTTGCACCGCTCCTGGCGACCAGCTGGAAGCAGACCTCGCCCACCGTGTGGCGCTTCGAACTGCGCAAGAACGTCCAGTTCCACGACGGCACGCCTTTCACGGCCGACGACGTGCTCTTCAGCTTCGCCCGCGCCGCCGGCGAAGGCTCGGACATGAAGTCCAACACCACGGACATCAAGGAAGTCCGCAAGGTCGACGCGCACACCATCGAGATCGAGACCAAGGGCCCGTTCCCCATTCTTCCGGATGTCATCACCCAGCTCATGATCATGAGCAAGAAGTGGTGCGAAGAGAACAAGGCCGTCACACCCGTCGACCGCCGCAAGGGCATCGAGAACACTGCCTCGTTCAAGGCCAACGGCACCGGCCCGTACCGTGTGCGGGAGCGCCAGCCCAACGTGCGCACGGTGTTCGTCCGCAACCCCACCTACTGGGGCAAGATCGAGGGCAACGCGCAAGAGATCATTTTCACGCCCATCGCCAATCCCGCCACCCGCGTCGCGGCGCTGGTGTCCGGCGAAATCGACGTGATGGAGCCGGTGCCGGTGCAGGACGTGGCGCGCATCAACGCGAGCCCCAATGCGCGCGTCATCTCCGGCCCCGAACTGCGCACCATCTTCCTGGGCATGGACCAGAAGCGCGACGAGCTGCTGTACTCGAGCGTCAAGGGCAAGAACCCGTTCAAGGACAAGCGCGTGCGCCAGGCCTTCTACCAGGCCATCGACATCGTCGGCATCCAGCGCACCGTGATGCGCGGCGCATCGCGCCCCACGGCGCTGATGGTCGGCCCCGGCATCAACGGCTGGAACGAAGCGCAGGACAAGCGCCTGCCCTACGACGTCGAGGCTGCCAAGAAGCTGCTGGCCGAAGCCGGCTATCCCAGCGGTTTCGAAGTGACGATGAACTGCCCGAACGACCGCTACGTGAACGATGGCCAGATCTGCCAGAGCGTGGCTTCCAACCTCGCGAAGATCGGCGTCAAGATCAACCTCGCAGCGGAAACCAAGGGCACCTACTTCCCGAAGATCCTGCGCCGCGACACCAGCTTCTACCTGCTGGGCTGGACCCCGACCACCTACGACTCGCACAACGCATTGACCGCGCTGATGGCCTGCCCGGACGACAAGACCGGCGCCGGCCAGTTCAACCTGGGGGCCTACTGCAACCCGAAGGTGGACGAGCTGACCAAGAAGATCCAGTCGGAAACCGACAAGCCCAAGCGCGACGCGATGATCAAGGAAGCCTTCGACCTGCACGCCGCGGATGTCGGCCACCTGCCGCTGCACCAGCAGGCGCTGGCCTGGGGCGTGAGCAAGAAGGTGGCGCTGACGCAGATGGCCGACAACTACATGCCTTTCAAGTGGATGAGCATCAAGCCGTGA
- a CDS encoding ABC transporter permease yields MKKTFARWLDSDVGYSFRTSPVAMAAALIALACLFCAVFAGWVSPHNPFDLATLELGDARLPPAWSAEGSSKYLLGTDDQGRDILSAVIYGARISLIVGVVSVALSITVGVVLGLLAGFLGGWLDSFLMRLCDVMLSFPPILVALLIAGVGRALFPNAHESLAFGVLIISISLTGWVQYARTVRGSTLVERNKEYVQAARVTGVAPLRIMLRHVLPNVMGPVMVLATIQVATAIITEATLSFLGVGVPPTSPSLGTLISIGNQYLFSGEWWITVFPGLMLVLIALSVNLLGDWLRDALNPRLR; encoded by the coding sequence ATGAAAAAAACATTTGCCCGCTGGCTCGACAGCGATGTCGGCTACAGCTTTCGCACTTCACCCGTGGCCATGGCGGCGGCGCTCATCGCGCTGGCCTGCCTGTTCTGCGCGGTCTTTGCAGGATGGGTCTCGCCGCACAACCCCTTCGACCTTGCGACGCTCGAACTCGGCGACGCGCGCCTGCCGCCCGCATGGAGCGCCGAAGGCTCCTCCAAGTACCTGCTGGGCACCGACGACCAGGGCCGCGACATCCTCTCGGCCGTGATCTACGGCGCGCGCATCTCGCTGATCGTCGGCGTGGTGTCGGTGGCGCTCTCGATCACGGTGGGCGTGGTGCTCGGCCTGCTGGCCGGCTTTCTTGGGGGCTGGCTCGATTCGTTCCTCATGCGCCTGTGCGACGTGATGCTGTCGTTCCCGCCCATCCTGGTGGCGCTGCTGATTGCCGGCGTCGGCCGTGCGCTGTTCCCCAATGCGCATGAGTCGCTGGCCTTCGGCGTGCTCATCATTTCCATCTCGCTGACCGGCTGGGTGCAGTACGCGCGCACGGTGCGCGGCTCCACGCTGGTGGAGCGCAACAAGGAATACGTGCAGGCCGCCCGCGTGACCGGCGTGGCGCCGCTGCGCATCATGCTGCGCCACGTGCTGCCCAACGTGATGGGGCCGGTGATGGTGCTGGCCACCATCCAGGTCGCCACGGCCATCATCACCGAGGCGACCCTGTCGTTCCTCGGCGTCGGCGTGCCGCCGACTTCTCCTTCGCTGGGGACGCTGATCAGCATCGGCAACCAGTATCTGTTCTCGGGCGAATGGTGGATCACCGTGTTCCCGGGCCTGATGCTGGTGCTGATCGCGCTCAGCGTGAACCTGCTGGGCGACTGGCTGCGGGACGCGCTGAACCCGCGCCTGCGCTGA